GGAGCAGGAGCCGGGTAGCGACGAGGAGATCAAGGCGTTCTGCAGCCTGAACTACGCCGTCCAGTTTCCCCTGTTCTCCAAGATCACGGTGACCGGCGAAGATCGCCACCCGCTGTACCGGCTGCTGACCAAGGCGCAACCGCACACCATCGGCGAAGGCCCGATGCGCGAGCGCCTCAAAGGCTACGGCATAGATCCCACGCCAGCACCGGCGGTGCTGTGGAACTTCGAGAAGTTCCTGGTCAGCCGTGACGGGCAGGTGATCGGTCGCTTCGCTCCAGACGTGGCGGCGGACGATCCCCGCCTGCTCCAGGCCGTCGAAGCCGAGCTGGAGAAGCACTAGGGGCATCCCGGGGAGCGCGCAACGCGCTCCTTTGCGGCTAAAGCCTCACCTATTGATAGGCCCTGCCGACCTCTCGGCGAGATTGAAACGCCGACGCCCCCTAGGAAGCACAGGCCATGAT
This genomic window from Pseudomonas furukawaii contains:
- a CDS encoding glutathione peroxidase, which gives rise to MTQTIYDIPLKTIEGTSLTLDRFKGKVLLVVNVASKCGLTPQYEGLEKLYEDKREAGLEVLGFPANDFREQEPGSDEEIKAFCSLNYAVQFPLFSKITVTGEDRHPLYRLLTKAQPHTIGEGPMRERLKGYGIDPTPAPAVLWNFEKFLVSRDGQVIGRFAPDVAADDPRLLQAVEAELEKH